In a single window of the Papaver somniferum cultivar HN1 unplaced genomic scaffold, ASM357369v1 unplaced-scaffold_93, whole genome shotgun sequence genome:
- the LOC113346123 gene encoding RNA polymerase II C-terminal domain phosphatase-like 4 isoform X2, producing MAPIKLVIKLNGRPICKRKLEIEDHNGLQEEKSSKKVRLLDSGNKVYVIKMNGRPICKRKLEIEDRNGIQEEKSPKKVRLLNSENNVDDLLLGLKKNRKRDLYNQKENYRLLLRNKLCGIMFRRSLLRREKLCLVLDLDHTLLHSVKISDVSLDEQDYLNSKSGLITCMKTAGRHSLYNHNGRYTRLRPYVRDFLEQVCQKFELYVYTKGERWYAKEVVRLIDPKSVYFKNKVISKDDSTVRNRKNLDVVLGANATNTVIIDDTESVWKEHKDNIIRINKFNYFSSRNGGGYRLNMDNDELDEDDGALKRILEVLQRVHDKFFEEFPVKNDVRPVLKANIIIRTSLLLGSGELLSCAAIIGLIQGMHASVCLAFQ from the exons ATGGCTCCAATCAAGTTGGTGATTAAGTTGAATGGTCGACCAATTTGTAAGCGAAAATTAGAGATTGAAGATCATAATGGGCTACAAGAGGAGAAATCATCTAAAAAGGTACGTCTTCTTGATTCTGGAAACAAGGTTTATGTGATTAAGATGAATGGTCGGCCAATTTGTAAGCGAAAATTAGAGATTGAAGATCGTAATGGGATACAAGAAGAGAAATCACCGAAAAAGGTACGTCTTCTTAATTCTGAAAACAATGTTGATGATTTGCTGTTAGGGTTGAAAAAGAATAGGAAGAgagatttatataaccaaaaaGAGAATTATCGATTACTGTTACGTAATAAACTGTGTGGAATAATGTTCAGGAGAAGTTTGTTGCGTCGGGAAAAACTTTGTTTAGTTCTTGATTTAGATCATACATTACTTCACTCGGTTAAGATTTCGGATGTGTCGTTGGATGAACAGGACTATCTCAATAGTAAATCAGGGTTAATTACATGCATGAAGACTGCTGGGAGACATAGCTTATACAACCACAACGGAAGGTATACAAGGTTAAGGCCTTATGTGCGAGATTTTCTTGAACAAGTATGCCAGAAATTCGAGCTTTACGTTTATACCAAGGGAGAACGGTGGTACGCTAAAGAGGTGGTTAGATTGATTGATCCTAAAAGTGTTTATTTTAAGAACAAAGTGATTTCGAAAGATGATTCTACTGTCAGAAATCGAAAAAATCTAGACGTGGTTTTGGGAGCAAATGCAACTAACACGGTAATTATCGACGATACGGAGTCAGTCTGGAAAGAGCACAAAGATAACATAATTCGCATCaacaaatttaattatttttcatcaagaAACGGCGGTGGATATCGGTTAAACATGGATAATGATGAGTTGGATGAAGACGACGGTGCCCTCAAAAGAATCTTAGAAGTTCTGCAGCGTGTTCATGATAAGTTCTTTGAAGAGTTCCCAGTCAAGAATGATGTTAGACCAGTGTTGAAAGCG AATATTATCATACGGACTTCTTTGCTTCTGGGTTCTGGAGAGCTTTTGTCATGTGCGGCTATAATAGGCTTAATCCAAGGAATGCATG CGTCAGTTTGTCTGGCCTTCCAGTGA
- the LOC113346123 gene encoding RNA polymerase II C-terminal domain phosphatase-like 4 isoform X1: MAPIKLVIKLNGRPICKRKLEIEDHNGLQEEKSSKKVRLLDSGNKVYVIKMNGRPICKRKLEIEDRNGIQEEKSPKKVRLLNSENNVDDLLLGLKKNRKRDLYNQKENYRLLLRNKLCGIMFRRSLLRREKLCLVLDLDHTLLHSVKISDVSLDEQDYLNSKSGLITCMKTAGRHSLYNHNGRYTRLRPYVRDFLEQVCQKFELYVYTKGERWYAKEVVRLIDPKSVYFKNKVISKDDSTVRNRKNLDVVLGANATNTVIIDDTESVWKEHKDNIIRINKFNYFSSRNGGGYRLNMDNDELDEDDGALKRILEVLQRVHDKFFEEFPVKNDVRPVLKANIIIRTSLLLGSGELLSCAAIIGLIQGMHGFILLRTQVT, from the exons ATGGCTCCAATCAAGTTGGTGATTAAGTTGAATGGTCGACCAATTTGTAAGCGAAAATTAGAGATTGAAGATCATAATGGGCTACAAGAGGAGAAATCATCTAAAAAGGTACGTCTTCTTGATTCTGGAAACAAGGTTTATGTGATTAAGATGAATGGTCGGCCAATTTGTAAGCGAAAATTAGAGATTGAAGATCGTAATGGGATACAAGAAGAGAAATCACCGAAAAAGGTACGTCTTCTTAATTCTGAAAACAATGTTGATGATTTGCTGTTAGGGTTGAAAAAGAATAGGAAGAgagatttatataaccaaaaaGAGAATTATCGATTACTGTTACGTAATAAACTGTGTGGAATAATGTTCAGGAGAAGTTTGTTGCGTCGGGAAAAACTTTGTTTAGTTCTTGATTTAGATCATACATTACTTCACTCGGTTAAGATTTCGGATGTGTCGTTGGATGAACAGGACTATCTCAATAGTAAATCAGGGTTAATTACATGCATGAAGACTGCTGGGAGACATAGCTTATACAACCACAACGGAAGGTATACAAGGTTAAGGCCTTATGTGCGAGATTTTCTTGAACAAGTATGCCAGAAATTCGAGCTTTACGTTTATACCAAGGGAGAACGGTGGTACGCTAAAGAGGTGGTTAGATTGATTGATCCTAAAAGTGTTTATTTTAAGAACAAAGTGATTTCGAAAGATGATTCTACTGTCAGAAATCGAAAAAATCTAGACGTGGTTTTGGGAGCAAATGCAACTAACACGGTAATTATCGACGATACGGAGTCAGTCTGGAAAGAGCACAAAGATAACATAATTCGCATCaacaaatttaattatttttcatcaagaAACGGCGGTGGATATCGGTTAAACATGGATAATGATGAGTTGGATGAAGACGACGGTGCCCTCAAAAGAATCTTAGAAGTTCTGCAGCGTGTTCATGATAAGTTCTTTGAAGAGTTCCCAGTCAAGAATGATGTTAGACCAGTGTTGAAAGCG AATATTATCATACGGACTTCTTTGCTTCTGGGTTCTGGAGAGCTTTTGTCATGTGCGGCTATAATAGGCTTAATCCAAGGAATGCATG gattcattcttttgaggACCCAAGTTACTTAA
- the LOC113346123 gene encoding RNA polymerase II C-terminal domain phosphatase-like 4 isoform X3, which produces MAPIKLVIKLNGRPICKRKLEIEDHNGLQEEKSSKKVRLLDSGNKVYVIKMNGRPICKRKLEIEDRNGIQEEKSPKKDYLNSKSGLITCMKTAGRHSLYNHNGRYTRLRPYVRDFLEQVCQKFELYVYTKGERWYAKEVVRLIDPKSVYFKNKVISKDDSTVRNRKNLDVVLGANATNTVIIDDTESVWKEHKDNIIRINKFNYFSSRNGGGYRLNMDNDELDEDDGALKRILEVLQRVHDKFFEEFPVKNDVRPVLKANIIIRTSLLLGSGELLSCAAIIGLIQGMHGFILLRTQVT; this is translated from the exons ATGGCTCCAATCAAGTTGGTGATTAAGTTGAATGGTCGACCAATTTGTAAGCGAAAATTAGAGATTGAAGATCATAATGGGCTACAAGAGGAGAAATCATCTAAAAAGGTACGTCTTCTTGATTCTGGAAACAAGGTTTATGTGATTAAGATGAATGGTCGGCCAATTTGTAAGCGAAAATTAGAGATTGAAGATCGTAATGGGATACAAGAAGAGAAATCACCGAAAAAG GACTATCTCAATAGTAAATCAGGGTTAATTACATGCATGAAGACTGCTGGGAGACATAGCTTATACAACCACAACGGAAGGTATACAAGGTTAAGGCCTTATGTGCGAGATTTTCTTGAACAAGTATGCCAGAAATTCGAGCTTTACGTTTATACCAAGGGAGAACGGTGGTACGCTAAAGAGGTGGTTAGATTGATTGATCCTAAAAGTGTTTATTTTAAGAACAAAGTGATTTCGAAAGATGATTCTACTGTCAGAAATCGAAAAAATCTAGACGTGGTTTTGGGAGCAAATGCAACTAACACGGTAATTATCGACGATACGGAGTCAGTCTGGAAAGAGCACAAAGATAACATAATTCGCATCaacaaatttaattatttttcatcaagaAACGGCGGTGGATATCGGTTAAACATGGATAATGATGAGTTGGATGAAGACGACGGTGCCCTCAAAAGAATCTTAGAAGTTCTGCAGCGTGTTCATGATAAGTTCTTTGAAGAGTTCCCAGTCAAGAATGATGTTAGACCAGTGTTGAAAGCG AATATTATCATACGGACTTCTTTGCTTCTGGGTTCTGGAGAGCTTTTGTCATGTGCGGCTATAATAGGCTTAATCCAAGGAATGCATG gattcattcttttgaggACCCAAGTTACTTAA
- the LOC113346123 gene encoding RNA polymerase II C-terminal domain phosphatase-like 4 isoform X4, whose protein sequence is MGYKKRNHRKRRSLLRREKLCLVLDLDHTLLHSVKISDVSLDEQDYLNSKSGLITCMKTAGRHSLYNHNGRYTRLRPYVRDFLEQVCQKFELYVYTKGERWYAKEVVRLIDPKSVYFKNKVISKDDSTVRNRKNLDVVLGANATNTVIIDDTESVWKEHKDNIIRINKFNYFSSRNGGGYRLNMDNDELDEDDGALKRILEVLQRVHDKFFEEFPVKNDVRPVLKANIIIRTSLLLGSGELLSCAAIIGLIQGMHGFILLRTQVT, encoded by the exons ATGGGATACAAGAAGAGAAATCACCGAAAAAG GAGAAGTTTGTTGCGTCGGGAAAAACTTTGTTTAGTTCTTGATTTAGATCATACATTACTTCACTCGGTTAAGATTTCGGATGTGTCGTTGGATGAACAGGACTATCTCAATAGTAAATCAGGGTTAATTACATGCATGAAGACTGCTGGGAGACATAGCTTATACAACCACAACGGAAGGTATACAAGGTTAAGGCCTTATGTGCGAGATTTTCTTGAACAAGTATGCCAGAAATTCGAGCTTTACGTTTATACCAAGGGAGAACGGTGGTACGCTAAAGAGGTGGTTAGATTGATTGATCCTAAAAGTGTTTATTTTAAGAACAAAGTGATTTCGAAAGATGATTCTACTGTCAGAAATCGAAAAAATCTAGACGTGGTTTTGGGAGCAAATGCAACTAACACGGTAATTATCGACGATACGGAGTCAGTCTGGAAAGAGCACAAAGATAACATAATTCGCATCaacaaatttaattatttttcatcaagaAACGGCGGTGGATATCGGTTAAACATGGATAATGATGAGTTGGATGAAGACGACGGTGCCCTCAAAAGAATCTTAGAAGTTCTGCAGCGTGTTCATGATAAGTTCTTTGAAGAGTTCCCAGTCAAGAATGATGTTAGACCAGTGTTGAAAGCG AATATTATCATACGGACTTCTTTGCTTCTGGGTTCTGGAGAGCTTTTGTCATGTGCGGCTATAATAGGCTTAATCCAAGGAATGCATG gattcattcttttgaggACCCAAGTTACTTAA